The following coding sequences are from one Treponema bryantii window:
- the pbpC gene encoding penicillin-binding protein 1C, translated as MKKADIQKLWLKIKKRKHIILLAVLILFSASLIFIIPASLVGKSQNYSYALYDKNGILLGGQVAADEQWRFAPDEVPEKFKKAIIAYEDKRFYFHSGIDILSIARAIKLNVSKKRIVSGGSTLTMQTIRLLENHPKRTYTQKIKEAFIAVLFEIRYTKKHILKLYCANAPFGGNVVGLEAASWRYFNRPPSELTWAETATLAVLPNQPSLVYPGANSEILLEKRNYLLNKLYQKKYFDKKTYELSLAESLPSKPFPLPSNSPHYLECLKQTHKKNQTKFYTTLDYNIQKNTFRIIEHWSSEFSRRGISNAAALILDTKTKEVLAYCGNSGNALRNPDSYAVDMIQSKRSSGSLLKPFLYGAMLDAGELLPDQLVIDIPTRIGNYRPDNNIKKYSGVVPASEALTRSLNIPAIRELRKFGINRFLDCLRKCGFTTFNHDSEYYGLPLILGGGEITMWEAALAYADLMNKACMEQSDFPISTGSSWITVNVLSTGIRPEDEANWQKYANSKRIAWKTGTSNGNRDAWAIGITREYTVAVWIGNANGMGNPDLKSVSTSAPVMFDIFSFLPKTSWPDIPYDDLTEQTVCSHSGFAASPDCKETKSIFRSRAAVTPELCPYCKKISFTFDKKYRATTEDLTGEKAGIYNGTLPTIEKRFVLPPNLEYWYKNTSVVYTSLPDFVPWHHSTSADNLSIVFPEPNAKIIIPVEIDGTQGAMVMQAAVRSSDTFVYWDVDGIYLGYTEKVHEMTISPDPGTHILTVTDSNGNILKRKFEILEN; from the coding sequence ATGAAAAAAGCTGATATCCAAAAACTTTGGCTGAAAATAAAAAAAAGAAAGCATATAATTCTACTTGCTGTTCTGATTTTATTTTCAGCCAGCCTTATTTTTATAATTCCGGCAAGTCTTGTAGGAAAATCACAGAATTATTCTTATGCCCTCTACGATAAAAATGGTATCCTCTTAGGTGGGCAAGTTGCTGCTGACGAACAATGGCGATTTGCTCCAGATGAAGTTCCAGAAAAATTTAAAAAGGCAATTATTGCCTATGAGGATAAACGTTTTTATTTTCATTCTGGAATTGATATATTATCCATAGCCAGAGCAATTAAATTAAATGTTAGTAAAAAAAGAATTGTATCCGGTGGTTCTACCCTAACAATGCAGACTATCAGGCTTCTGGAAAATCATCCGAAACGTACTTACACTCAAAAAATAAAAGAAGCTTTCATTGCCGTACTCTTTGAAATACGATATACAAAAAAACATATCCTAAAATTATATTGTGCAAATGCTCCATTTGGAGGAAACGTTGTTGGACTTGAAGCGGCATCCTGGAGATATTTTAACCGCCCCCCTTCAGAACTTACATGGGCTGAAACAGCAACCCTTGCTGTTCTTCCTAACCAGCCATCTTTGGTTTATCCTGGTGCAAATTCTGAAATACTTTTAGAAAAAAGAAATTATCTTCTCAATAAGCTATATCAAAAAAAGTATTTTGATAAGAAAACTTATGAACTTTCTCTTGCAGAATCACTTCCTTCAAAACCTTTCCCATTACCTTCAAATTCTCCTCATTATCTGGAATGTTTGAAACAAACTCATAAAAAAAATCAGACAAAATTTTATACGACACTAGATTACAATATTCAAAAAAACACATTCCGAATAATTGAACACTGGTCTTCTGAATTTTCCCGAAGAGGAATTTCAAACGCAGCAGCTCTTATTCTGGATACTAAAACAAAAGAAGTTCTCGCTTACTGTGGAAATTCTGGAAATGCATTACGTAATCCTGACAGTTATGCAGTTGATATGATTCAATCAAAAAGAAGTTCCGGAAGCCTTTTAAAACCATTTCTGTATGGAGCTATGCTTGATGCAGGAGAACTTTTACCAGATCAGCTGGTAATTGATATTCCAACCCGCATTGGCAATTATAGACCAGATAATAATATAAAAAAATACAGTGGTGTTGTACCAGCTTCAGAAGCTCTTACCCGTTCCCTTAATATTCCTGCAATTCGTGAGCTGAGAAAATTTGGAATAAACAGATTTCTTGATTGTCTTAGAAAATGTGGTTTTACAACTTTCAATCATGATTCTGAATATTATGGATTGCCTCTTATTCTGGGAGGTGGAGAAATAACAATGTGGGAAGCAGCACTTGCTTATGCTGACTTAATGAATAAAGCCTGCATGGAACAATCTGACTTTCCAATTTCTACAGGCAGTTCATGGATAACAGTAAATGTTCTTTCTACAGGAATACGACCAGAAGATGAAGCTAACTGGCAAAAATATGCAAATTCAAAAAGAATTGCATGGAAGACAGGAACTTCAAATGGTAATAGAGATGCATGGGCTATTGGTATTACACGAGAATATACAGTTGCTGTTTGGATTGGAAATGCAAATGGAATGGGAAATCCAGATTTAAAAAGTGTTTCTACTTCGGCTCCCGTAATGTTTGATATTTTCTCGTTTCTCCCTAAAACATCCTGGCCAGATATTCCTTATGATGATTTAACAGAACAAACAGTTTGTTCTCATTCAGGCTTTGCAGCATCTCCTGATTGCAAAGAAACTAAATCTATTTTTAGATCCAGAGCTGCCGTTACCCCGGAACTATGCCCATACTGTAAGAAAATTTCATTTACTTTTGATAAAAAATATAGAGCAACAACAGAAGACCTTACAGGAGAAAAGGCTGGAATATATAATGGAACTCTTCCAACAATCGAAAAACGATTTGTACTGCCGCCAAATCTGGAATACTGGTATAAAAATACAAGTGTAGTTTACACTTCCCTGCCAGATTTTGTGCCCTGGCACCATTCTACTTCTGCTGACAATCTTTCTATTGTATTTCCTGAGCCTAATGCAAAAATTATCATACCTGTAGAAATTGATGGCACCCAGGGAGCTATGGTAATGCAGGCTGCAGTTCGTTCTTCCGATACTTTTGTTTATTGGGATGTTGATGGTATTTATTTAGGTTACACAGAAAAAGTCCATGAAATGACAATTTCGCCAGATCCTGGAACTCATATTCTTACAGTAACAGATAGTAATGGAAATATATTGAAACGAAAATTTGAAATTCTTGAGAACTAG